In one Modestobacter sp. L9-4 genomic region, the following are encoded:
- a CDS encoding ABC transporter ATP-binding protein — protein sequence MPAVEMHAVTKTYARRGKPPQKALDDLELVVETGGVHGFLGPNGSGKTTSIRVLLGLIRPDAGEVRLLGRPVPAGLPEVIGSVGALVETPLFFPGFSGRRNLRLLAEAAGLPRTRVEEVLETVELRDRADDRFKGYSLGMKQRLGIAAALLKAPQLLILDEPSNGLDPAGIRDVRELIRRLGADGSTTVLLSSHLLTEIEQVADRVSIMARGRCIATGPVHQVLAGRSTGDVRVRVPDRAAAAAVLTAAGYAVSPTDDGLLVSAVPAPGEVTRVLAEHGHYLEELTPVAADLESAFLALTAEPA from the coding sequence GTGCCAGCCGTCGAGATGCACGCGGTGACCAAGACCTACGCCCGCCGCGGGAAGCCGCCCCAGAAGGCGCTGGACGACCTCGAGCTGGTGGTCGAGACCGGCGGTGTGCACGGCTTCCTCGGCCCCAACGGGTCGGGCAAGACGACGTCCATCCGGGTCCTGCTCGGTCTCATCCGCCCCGACGCGGGCGAGGTGCGACTGCTCGGCCGGCCGGTGCCGGCGGGGCTGCCCGAGGTGATCGGCAGCGTCGGCGCCCTGGTCGAGACGCCGCTGTTCTTCCCCGGCTTCTCCGGCCGCCGCAACCTGCGGCTGCTCGCCGAGGCCGCCGGGCTGCCCCGCACGCGGGTCGAGGAGGTGCTGGAGACCGTCGAGCTCCGCGACCGCGCCGACGACCGCTTCAAGGGCTACTCCCTCGGCATGAAGCAGCGCCTCGGCATCGCCGCGGCGCTGCTCAAGGCACCGCAGCTGCTGATCCTGGACGAGCCGAGCAACGGCCTGGACCCGGCCGGCATCCGCGACGTCCGCGAGCTCATCCGCCGGCTCGGCGCCGACGGGTCGACCACCGTGCTGCTCAGCTCGCACCTGCTCACCGAGATCGAGCAGGTCGCCGACCGCGTCTCGATCATGGCCCGCGGCCGCTGCATCGCCACCGGCCCGGTGCACCAGGTGCTCGCCGGCCGCAGCACCGGGGACGTGCGGGTCCGCGTGCCCGACCGCGCCGCGGCCGCCGCCGTGCTCACCGCCGCGGGGTACGCGGTCAGCCCCACCGACGACGGGCTGCTCGTGTCCGCCGTCCCGGCCCCGGGTGAGGTCACCCGGGTGCTCGCCGAACACGGCCACTACCTGGAGGAGCTGACACCGGTGGCAGCAGACCTGGAGAGCGCGTTCCTAGCGCTGACGGCGGAGCCGGCATGA
- a CDS encoding DUF350 domain-containing protein — MLASIGYAVAYTGVGIVLLVLGAVVLDLLTPGHLARHIYEERSVNAGIALAAVFLGQGAIAFTTIWTNGTSGFGDALLDTVVFGLVGIALQVVAFFVLDLLTPGKLGQHLVEVGFHPASLVSAASTLAVSAIVVASIWP, encoded by the coding sequence GTGCTGGCCAGCATCGGCTACGCAGTCGCCTACACCGGCGTCGGCATCGTGCTCCTCGTCCTGGGCGCCGTCGTCCTCGACCTGCTCACCCCCGGCCACCTGGCCCGGCACATCTACGAGGAGCGGTCGGTCAACGCCGGCATCGCGCTCGCCGCGGTGTTCCTCGGGCAGGGCGCGATCGCGTTCACCACGATCTGGACCAACGGCACCAGCGGCTTCGGTGACGCGCTGCTCGACACCGTCGTCTTCGGGCTGGTCGGCATCGCCCTGCAGGTGGTCGCCTTCTTCGTGCTCGACCTGCTCACCCCCGGCAAGCTGGGGCAGCACCTGGTCGAGGTCGGGTTCCACCCGGCCAGCCTGGTGAGCGCGGCCTCAACGCTGGCGGTCTCGGCGATCGTCGTCGCCTCCATCTGGCCCTGA
- a CDS encoding spore photoproduct lyase family protein, which yields MTDALTLFDDLEPVEVPVDSRLLQVRTVYTEPAAAASPRGRQVLARFPGAEVVEVPSHWQIPDLHGNEGNVERWVRVKTETLVLGVKKGVAVRPNGRSADFIAPSTANGCAMACAYCYVPRRKGYANPITVFTNIDQITRAVVRHVDRQGVKPEPNECDPFDWVYDLGENSDCSVDALVSDNVADLIATFRTLPTAKASFATKFVNRQLLDLDPQGRTRVRFSLMPDADAKLLDVRTSRIDERIDAIDDFVEAGYEVHLNFSPVVLRDGWEADWTELLRRLDDELSEATKAQAATEIIMLTHNEQLHEVNLGWHPQAEEALWRPELQQPKVSQNGMLNVRYRNDVKRAGVDRLQQLIARHAPWLRVRYAF from the coding sequence GTGACCGACGCGCTGACGCTCTTCGACGACCTGGAGCCGGTCGAGGTACCGGTCGACAGCCGCCTGCTCCAGGTGCGCACCGTCTACACCGAGCCCGCCGCCGCTGCCTCCCCCCGCGGCCGGCAGGTGCTGGCCCGGTTCCCCGGCGCCGAGGTGGTCGAGGTGCCCTCGCACTGGCAGATCCCCGACCTGCACGGCAACGAGGGCAACGTCGAGCGCTGGGTGCGGGTCAAGACCGAGACGCTGGTGCTCGGGGTCAAGAAGGGCGTGGCCGTGCGCCCCAACGGCCGGTCGGCGGACTTCATCGCCCCCTCCACCGCCAACGGCTGCGCGATGGCCTGCGCCTACTGCTACGTGCCGCGGCGCAAGGGCTACGCCAACCCGATCACGGTCTTCACCAACATCGACCAGATCACCCGGGCGGTGGTCCGCCACGTCGACCGGCAGGGCGTGAAGCCCGAGCCCAACGAGTGCGACCCGTTCGACTGGGTCTACGACCTCGGCGAGAACAGCGACTGCTCGGTCGACGCGCTGGTCAGCGACAACGTCGCCGACCTGATCGCCACCTTCCGCACGCTGCCCACGGCCAAGGCGTCCTTCGCGACCAAGTTCGTCAACCGGCAGCTGCTCGACCTGGACCCGCAGGGCCGCACCCGGGTGCGCTTCTCCCTCATGCCCGACGCCGACGCCAAGCTCCTCGACGTCCGCACCAGCCGCATCGACGAGCGGATCGACGCGATCGACGACTTCGTCGAGGCCGGCTACGAGGTGCACCTCAACTTCTCCCCCGTCGTGCTGCGCGACGGCTGGGAGGCGGACTGGACGGAGCTGCTGCGCCGACTGGACGACGAGCTGTCCGAGGCCACCAAGGCCCAGGCGGCCACCGAGATCATTATGCTGACCCACAACGAGCAGCTGCACGAGGTCAACCTCGGCTGGCACCCGCAGGCCGAGGAGGCGCTCTGGCGACCGGAGCTGCAGCAGCCCAAGGTCAGCCAGAACGGCATGCTCAACGTCCGCTACCGCAACGACGTCAAGCGCGCCGGGGTCGACCGGCTGCAGCAGCTCATCGCCCGGCACGCCCCGTGGCTGCGGGTCCGGTACGCGTTCTGA
- a CDS encoding MsnO8 family LLM class oxidoreductase, protein MPVLSLLDRSRTRAGEPEPAALTGTVDRAVRAEQLGYARFWVAEHHGVPGVAGSAPAVLLAAIAGRTTRVRLGSAGVMLPHHQPLVVAEQFATLSAFAPGRVDLGLGRSPGFTPPVRRALRSGDEPDFAADLSELRAFLTGTAEVTMHPRPDGDVPLHVLATGRGLAVAAELGLPVVVGGPLLGVAGDPGPGLAALAAYRRSYRPSAQAPEPRVSVSLDVLVADTATEAADLLLPEAWAMAQARTAGAFPPLEPVAAIRAHDWTARQRQYVEQTTAGAIAGTAAQVESRLAELFERTGAAELVASSSTFDRAALSASDAALAGLLGLPAGARGGLRAAADG, encoded by the coding sequence ATGCCCGTCCTGTCGTTGCTCGACCGCTCGCGGACCCGCGCCGGTGAGCCCGAGCCCGCGGCCCTGACCGGCACGGTCGACCGCGCCGTCCGGGCCGAGCAGCTGGGCTACGCGCGGTTCTGGGTCGCCGAGCACCACGGCGTCCCGGGCGTCGCCGGATCCGCACCGGCGGTGCTGCTGGCCGCCATCGCCGGCCGGACGACGCGGGTCCGGCTCGGCTCGGCGGGCGTGATGCTGCCGCACCACCAGCCGCTGGTGGTCGCCGAGCAGTTCGCCACCCTGTCGGCCTTCGCCCCCGGCCGGGTCGACCTGGGGCTGGGCCGCTCCCCCGGCTTCACCCCACCGGTGCGCCGCGCACTGCGCTCGGGCGACGAGCCGGACTTCGCCGCCGACCTGTCCGAGCTGCGCGCCTTCCTCACCGGGACGGCGGAGGTGACGATGCACCCGCGCCCGGACGGCGACGTCCCGCTGCACGTGCTGGCCACCGGCCGCGGCCTGGCGGTGGCCGCGGAGCTCGGGCTGCCGGTGGTCGTCGGGGGGCCGCTGCTGGGCGTGGCCGGCGACCCCGGGCCCGGGCTGGCCGCGCTGGCCGCCTACCGCCGCTCCTACCGGCCCAGTGCGCAGGCGCCGGAGCCACGGGTGTCGGTGAGCCTCGACGTCCTGGTCGCCGACACCGCGACCGAGGCCGCCGACCTGCTGCTGCCCGAGGCGTGGGCGATGGCGCAGGCCCGCACGGCCGGTGCCTTCCCGCCGCTCGAGCCGGTGGCCGCGATCCGTGCGCACGACTGGACGGCGCGGCAGCGGCAGTACGTCGAGCAGACCACGGCCGGGGCGATCGCCGGCACCGCCGCCCAGGTGGAGAGCCGGCTCGCCGAGCTGTTCGAGCGCACCGGCGCGGCCGAGCTGGTCGCCTCCAGCAGCACCTTCGACCGCGCTGCCCTGTCCGCCTCGGACGCCGCTCTCGCCGGGCTCCTCGGCCTGCCGGCCGGAGCCCGAGGGGGCCTGCGAGCGGCGGCGGACGGGTAG
- a CDS encoding ABC transporter permease subunit, whose protein sequence is MSAVLTPTDAPATVPAGRFGGLLRAETHRFTARRFIQVLLGLAVLGWVGVLGLGFLNFASTTPERLASAEASRQEQVDQQDVYREDCLANAPAGVSPDEYCGPPLVAEDLELKYYIDPAPFSLGANGADGAVAFSAAASVLAFLVAATYVGAEWSSRSMSALLFWETRRPRVMGAKTAVVAVASALIGVVAQLSWLALAGIWQATVGDGADLPDHFWSTLLGAQGRGVLLTLFAGLLGFGLTNLVRNTGAALGVGFVYFAVLETAVRAVRPTWQPWLLTNNAAALVMPKGLTLYTGYDPISGNSIEYQLQNLQAGVYMAVVTAVVVGVGIVLFSRRDVH, encoded by the coding sequence ATGAGCGCCGTCCTGACCCCGACCGACGCCCCGGCCACCGTCCCGGCCGGCCGCTTCGGCGGCCTGCTGCGCGCCGAGACCCACCGCTTCACCGCCCGCCGGTTCATCCAGGTGCTGCTCGGGCTGGCCGTGCTCGGCTGGGTCGGCGTCCTCGGGCTGGGCTTCCTCAACTTCGCCTCGACCACCCCCGAGCGGCTGGCCTCGGCCGAGGCCAGCCGGCAGGAGCAGGTCGACCAGCAGGACGTCTACCGGGAGGACTGCCTGGCGAACGCGCCCGCCGGCGTCTCCCCGGACGAGTACTGCGGCCCGCCGCTGGTGGCCGAGGACCTGGAGCTGAAGTACTACATCGACCCGGCTCCCTTCTCCCTCGGTGCGAACGGTGCGGACGGCGCAGTGGCCTTCAGCGCCGCCGCCTCCGTGCTGGCCTTCCTGGTCGCGGCCACCTACGTCGGCGCGGAGTGGTCGAGCCGGTCGATGTCGGCGCTGCTGTTCTGGGAGACCCGGCGTCCACGCGTCATGGGCGCGAAGACGGCGGTCGTCGCCGTCGCGTCGGCGCTGATCGGCGTCGTCGCGCAGCTGTCCTGGCTCGCCCTGGCCGGCATCTGGCAGGCCACGGTCGGCGACGGCGCCGACCTGCCCGACCACTTCTGGTCGACGCTGCTCGGCGCGCAGGGCCGCGGGGTCCTGCTCACCCTCTTCGCCGGGCTGCTCGGCTTCGGCCTGACCAACCTGGTGCGCAACACCGGGGCGGCGCTGGGCGTGGGGTTCGTGTACTTCGCCGTCCTGGAGACCGCGGTGCGGGCCGTCCGGCCGACCTGGCAGCCCTGGCTGCTCACCAACAACGCCGCCGCGCTGGTGATGCCGAAGGGGCTCACGCTCTACACCGGCTACGACCCGATCTCCGGCAACTCCATCGAGTACCAGCTGCAGAACCTGCAGGCCGGGGTGTACATGGCCGTGGTGACCGCGGTCGTGGTGGGCGTGGGCATCGTCCTGTTCAGCCGCCGGGACGTGCACTGA
- a CDS encoding zinc-dependent alcohol dehydrogenase yields the protein MKAVTWHGTADVRVEEVPDPFVQEPTDAVIRVTTTNICGSDLHLYDPLSPFMGKGDVLGHEAMGQVVEVGSQTGDLQVGDRVSIPFQISCGHCWMCQRQLYTQCETTQVRDQGMGAALFGFSKLYGEVPGGQAEYLRVPQAQFTHIKLPDGPPDDRFAYLSDILPTAWQGVEYAGVPEGGTLVVLGLGPIGDFACRIAKHKGYRVIGVDLVTERLMRARLRGIEVVDLREHESDLGDAIRDMTDGRGPDSVLDAVGMEAHGSPVAGFVQKAAGLLPKALSAPLMQEAGVDRMSALYSAIDIVRRGGTISVSGVYGGAADPMPMVTMFDKQIQLRMGQANIKKWVPEIMPLLGDDDPLGVDSFATHRLPLSEAPDAYAKFQQKADGYVKVQLKPEL from the coding sequence ATGAAGGCAGTGACCTGGCACGGCACCGCGGACGTCCGCGTCGAGGAGGTCCCCGACCCCTTCGTCCAGGAGCCGACCGACGCGGTGATCCGGGTGACCACCACCAACATCTGCGGCTCGGACCTGCACCTGTACGACCCGCTCTCCCCGTTCATGGGCAAGGGCGACGTCCTGGGCCACGAGGCCATGGGGCAGGTCGTCGAGGTCGGCTCGCAGACCGGTGACCTCCAGGTGGGGGACCGGGTCTCCATCCCGTTCCAGATCTCCTGCGGGCACTGCTGGATGTGCCAGCGGCAGCTGTACACCCAGTGCGAGACCACCCAGGTGCGCGACCAGGGCATGGGTGCCGCGCTGTTCGGCTTCTCCAAGCTCTACGGCGAGGTGCCGGGCGGGCAGGCGGAGTACCTGCGGGTGCCGCAGGCCCAGTTCACCCACATCAAGCTCCCCGACGGGCCGCCGGACGACCGGTTCGCCTACCTGTCGGACATCCTGCCCACCGCCTGGCAGGGCGTGGAGTACGCCGGCGTGCCCGAGGGCGGCACGCTCGTCGTGCTCGGCCTGGGTCCGATCGGTGACTTCGCCTGCCGGATCGCCAAGCACAAGGGGTACCGGGTCATCGGCGTCGACCTGGTCACCGAGCGGCTGATGCGCGCCCGGCTGCGCGGCATCGAGGTCGTCGACCTGCGCGAGCACGAGAGCGACCTCGGCGACGCGATCCGCGACATGACCGACGGCCGCGGCCCGGACTCGGTGCTCGACGCCGTCGGCATGGAGGCTCACGGGTCGCCGGTCGCCGGCTTCGTGCAGAAGGCGGCCGGGCTGCTGCCCAAGGCGCTGTCGGCGCCGCTCATGCAGGAGGCCGGTGTCGACCGGATGAGCGCGCTGTACTCCGCGATCGACATCGTCCGCCGCGGCGGGACCATCTCGGTCTCCGGCGTCTACGGCGGCGCGGCCGACCCGATGCCGATGGTCACCATGTTCGACAAGCAGATCCAGCTGCGCATGGGCCAGGCCAACATCAAGAAGTGGGTCCCGGAGATCATGCCGCTGCTCGGTGACGACGACCCGCTGGGCGTCGACTCCTTTGCCACCCACCGGCTGCCGCTGTCGGAGGCACCCGACGCCTACGCGAAGTTCCAGCAGAAGGCCGACGGCTACGTGAAGGTGCAGCTCAAGCCGGAGCTGTGA
- a CDS encoding App1 family protein yields MPPLPALARRADAALRDLASRGARRAGWTPAVLAHPGYGSGDRVRVLGRVLLAPPGARPAERRAVPGWQRFLTLESPRTEVVVEVGGLRTVVLSDDDGLIDVTLSLDLPDAGALPVVLRAGDREASARVHLASPDAARGVVCDIDDTVLVTGITTPLRAAWRTFVLPMGRREPVPGMVRLLRELTSGAPHVPVVYLSNGPWNLAGPLSRFLAGHGFPPGALLLTDWGPTPTRWFRDGQAHKRASLRRLAADLPGVRWTLVGDTGEHDPALYEEFTRAHPDRVRAVLLRDTTGGAARVEHLGEVPVVHGRDGDALAAALPR; encoded by the coding sequence GTGCCCCCACTCCCTGCGCTGGCCCGACGCGCCGACGCCGCCCTCCGCGACCTCGCCTCCCGGGGAGCGCGCCGGGCGGGGTGGACACCGGCCGTCCTCGCCCACCCCGGCTACGGCAGCGGCGACCGGGTGCGGGTGCTCGGCCGGGTGCTGCTGGCGCCGCCGGGCGCCCGGCCGGCCGAGCGCCGCGCGGTGCCCGGCTGGCAGCGGTTCCTCACGCTGGAGAGCCCGCGCACCGAGGTGGTCGTCGAGGTCGGGGGGCTGCGCACCGTCGTCCTCAGCGACGACGACGGGCTGATCGACGTGACCCTGTCGCTGGACCTGCCCGACGCCGGCGCGCTGCCGGTGGTGCTCCGGGCCGGCGACCGCGAGGCGAGCGCGAGGGTGCACCTCGCCTCACCGGACGCCGCCCGGGGCGTGGTGTGCGACATCGACGACACGGTGCTGGTCACCGGGATCACCACCCCGCTGCGGGCCGCCTGGCGCACCTTCGTGCTGCCGATGGGACGCCGGGAGCCGGTGCCGGGGATGGTGCGGCTGCTGCGCGAGCTGACGTCGGGGGCGCCGCACGTGCCGGTGGTCTACCTGAGCAACGGGCCGTGGAACCTGGCCGGTCCGCTGTCCCGCTTTCTGGCGGGGCACGGCTTCCCGCCGGGCGCGCTGCTGCTCACCGACTGGGGGCCGACGCCCACGCGCTGGTTCCGCGACGGGCAGGCGCACAAGCGGGCCTCGCTGCGGCGGCTGGCCGCCGACCTGCCGGGCGTGCGCTGGACGCTGGTCGGCGACACCGGCGAGCACGACCCCGCGCTGTACGAGGAGTTCACCCGCGCCCACCCGGACCGGGTGCGCGCGGTGCTCCTGCGCGACACCACCGGCGGCGCGGCGCGCGTGGAGCACCTCGGGGAGGTGCCGGTGGTCCACGGCCGGGACGGCGACGCCCTCGCCGCCGCCCTGCCCCGCTGA